Part of the Temnothorax longispinosus isolate EJ_2023e chromosome 5, Tlon_JGU_v1, whole genome shotgun sequence genome is shown below.
aagtaagtGTGCGCGTCGTTTAAACACTGATTACAAACATTCACGATCGCTGTGTATTTATCAAGAGATACTTAAATATTGCCTCTAAATATTGAAGCCATTAtgaataagagaaaaaaagggggaaaaagcgacaagaatatataatgcGCACACATGTACGCGCAACACTCTTGTATAATccaaagattaattataaacattttcgtAAGGAacgttgatatatatatatcggcgGAACGCGTCAGCAACGAGAGAGGATGGCCCGTTGGTACACTCGTTGGATATGACATGGGCTTGCACAAAAATGTAAACCACGACACTCGTATAACGTATTGTCCGCCGGACGTACTGTTGAACAATTTTCTAAGTAATAAGAGTATGACGGACTATACGATTGTCATACTGGATGACATACATGAATACAACAAGGACATGGATTTCCTTATACTCCTAGTGAGAGAGTTTTTACGTACAACGTCCCCAAGAGTAAAAGTTGTACTAATGTCCACGACGATCGACGTGGACAAATTTGCTCAATATTTTGCAATGCCTGTAGGAAATGAATTTGTACCCGCACTAATCATTGATATTCCCAATTGGAAAGCTTACAATCTTTCCATATGGTATATCGACCAGATTGAGGATTTTGGTTGCGTaagtacataaattttttctacacgattaataaacatttgaaaGTGCTTCATTTTACCGAAAAGGTGATTACAATCGCGTTATCCGCTTTACGGAGAGACGAGGGAAAAAGaatatgtacaaatttctCAATGTCGATAAAACGGATGTCGGGGTATAAGATTATTGTTTCGTCCCAAGTTAAAAATTGCCATTGCATACATTTCCAAACGTCAGcattaacgtaaaaataaattttttaacaaaacttgGAAAACAAGACCAACAGTCTCTTTTTATGCAACACGCAATACAGagtatgaataattaataattttcattaatttttccaattttctgcaattaatattaatgtgtttttttgtttctccCAACAGATCCCCACAGTGGACGAGGAACCTAAATTTGCGACTGCGATGGCGGAATTTGCCGTACGTATCGTACGTGCCTTC
Proteins encoded:
- the LOC139813221 gene encoding probable ATP-dependent RNA helicase spindle-E isoform X2, yielding MFNDLNDKIYAFRRFNIKKNVDIYISAERVSNERGWPVGTLVGYDMGLHKNVNHDTRITYCPPDVLLNNFLSNKSMTDYTIVILDDIHEYNKDMDFLILLVREFLRTTSPRVKVVLMSTTIDVDKFAQYFAMPVGNEFVPALIIDIPNWKAYNLSIWYIDQIEDFGCIPTVDEEPKFATAMAEFADVKRDGQ
- the LOC139813221 gene encoding ATP-dependent RNA helicase TDRD9-like isoform X1; the encoded protein is MFNDLNDKIYAFRRFNIKKNVDIYISAERVSNERGWPVGTLVGYDMGLHKNVNHDTRITYCPPDVLLNNFLSNKSMTDYTIVILDDIHEYNKDMDFLILLVREFLRTTSPRVKVVLMSTTIDVDKFAQYFAMPVGNEFVPALIIDIPNWKAYNLSIWYIDQIEDFGCIPTVDEEPKFATAMAEFAVRIVRAFDMIESGESSDEKGTVLVFLPRFAPYYCDDSKTEPYFPEKWHRCR